In the Brevundimonas sp. MF30-B genome, GCGCCGTAGGCGGCCAGATGCTTGGGGGTGGCCAGCATGGACTGGGCGTCGGAAAGGCCCTTGGCGCCCTGGAAGCCGCGCACCCGCGCCTCGGCCAGGATGCAGCCCAGAAGCACGTCCTCGCCCGCCCCCTCCACGCCGCGCCCCCAGCGCGCGTCGCGCGAGACGTCGACCATGGGGGCGAAGTTCCAGGCGATGCCGGCGGCCGTCGCCTCGACCGCCGCCGCGCGCGCCGTGCGCTCGGCCAGGTCGGCGTCGAAGGCGGCGGCCTCGGCCAGGGGCGTGGGGAAGATGGTGCGGAAGCCGTGGATCACATCGGCGCCGAACAGCAGCGGAATCTTCAGCCGCGATTCCTCGACGGCGACGCGCTGCATCTCGCGGTGCCAGGTCGCGCTGTCGCCGTTGAACAGGGCGCCGATGCGGCCTTCGCGGACGGCCTGGGCCTGTTCCTCGATCGAGCCGGGCACAGCCTCGGGGTTCGCCGCCGTAGCCGGCGCCGGCGCAAGGGCCGCCGGCATGACCGTGAGCTGACCCGCCTTTTCCTCCAGCGTCATGCGCGCGATCAGGTTCTCGATCGGATCGAGCCCGGCGTCAGCGGCGATGGCGGGGGAGGACGAGTGGGTCATGAGGCAGGCACGCGGATGTAAACGGTTACAGCCGCTATCGACCATCCCCGGCGCGCAAAGGCAATCGCCTTTTGAGTGTAGGCCGGCAATCCGACGCGTTGAGGACTGTCGATGTTCCGGCGAGGCTCAGCCGCCCATCTGCTTCTGCGCCTGGCGGAAATACTGCCAGCCGGTCCACAGGGTGATGACGGCGGCCAGCCAGATCAGGGCGTCGGCGATGAACTGGAAGGTCGGCAGCCAGTCGAACGACAGGCCGAAGCCGTCCCAGTTGCGGGCGAACAGCTGGAAGCCCAGCGCCACCAGCTGCAGGGTCGTCTTCCACTTGGCCAGCAGGGTGACCGGCAGCTCGACCTCGCCGGCGGTGGTCTCGCGCAGGGCCGAGACGGCGAACTCGCGGAACAGGATCAGGCCGCAGGGAATGATGATCTGCGGCACCGACCCGCTGGTCAGCACGCCCAGGATGGCGCCGGTCACCAGGATCTTGTCGGCGATGGGGTCCAGGATGGCGCCCCAGCGCGTCTCGGCGTTCCAGCGCCGCGCCAAAAAGCCGTCGATCCAGTCGGTCGAGGCCGCGATGACGAAGATCCAGAAGGCCGTCCGATAAAGGGCGAATTGGTCGTCAGGGCTCAGATAGGCCGAGGCGAACGGAAAGCCGCTGGTCGCCCCGGCCAGGATCAGGAACATCACCACCCCGGCCAGCAGACGGGCGGCGGTCAGGATGTTGGGGATAGGGTTGGCGCGATGGGCGGTCATGGACAGGCTCCGAAACTGCCGCCCGGTCTGCCACGGTTCGCGACGATAGGCGAGGGCGCGGGACGGACGCGGGGCCTCAGCCCATCACGTCGAAACGGCCGTCCTTGCGCAGCAGGCGCAGCTGGCCCTTGGCGATGCCGAAATGCAGACCGATCAGCTCCAGCTTGCCGGCGGCCTCCCGCTCGGCGATCCAGGGGAAGGTGCGAAGGTTGGCCAGCGACAGGCGCACATTGGCTTCTTCGGACGCCTGCTCGACCTGATCGGCGGGCACGCCCCGGACCTGCTCGCGCACGCTGGGCGCCGCCATGCCGACCCAGGGGGCGACGAAGTCCTGGCAGCTCTCGGGCGCGCCGTTGACCATGGCGTTCACCCCGCCGCAGTGGGCGTGACCCATGACCACGATGCGCGACACCTCAAGCACCTTGACCCCGAATTCGAGCGCCGCCGACACGCCGTGCAGCCGACCATCGGGCTCATAGGGCGGCGCCAGATTGGCGACGTTGCGCACCACGAACAGCTCGCCAGGCGCCGCGTCGAAGATCAGGGCCGGATCGGCGCGGCTGTCGGAACAGGCGACGATCAGGGTGTGCGGCTTCTGCCCCTTGGCCAGAGCCTCGTACTCGGCCTTGGCTTCGGGCCAGCGGGTGTCGCGGAAGCGGTGATAGCCGTTCAGCAGCGGGTCGTTGGTCAAATCCGGCATGGCCCGCTTCATGCCTCATGACCGCGCCAGACGCCAGTCCGCCTCAGGGTCTGATGTCCGGCCTGCGGGCCAGGAAGGCCTCGAATTTCTCCTCGGTGTCGATGTCGATGGCGAGGGCGCGACGAGTGTCCTCTACGCCGGCCTCGTCGCCTAGCGCGCGACGCGCCAGGCCGCGGCCGTACAGGGACGCCGATTGATACGGCGCCAGGGCCAGGGCTTCCTCATAGGCCGCGCGCGCTTCTTCGAAACGATCCAGCTGGAGCAAGGCCATGCCCCGGCTGTCGATGAAGGCGGCCTGGCCGGCTTCGGCGGCCGCCTCGCAATCTGCGAGAGCCCGTTCGAGGTCGAAGCCCAGAACACCCATGCTCCAGCAGATGTTGTTCAGCAGCGCCGGATCTCCGGCGGCCCATCGGCGCAGGACGTCGTAGTCCTCTCGGGCACCTTCTGAATCCCCTGCATGCTGACGGCTCTCGGCGCGCAGGGTCAGGACGCCGTCGGCGTCCGGCGCCGCGAGCAGGGCGGCGTCAAGAGCCGCAAGGGCGTCGGCAGGCCGGCCCTGGTCGCGGCTCAGGCGCACCAGGGCTGTCAGGGCGACGACGTCCGCCGGCTCCTTGTCCAGGCGTTCGTCGATCAGAGCCCGCGCCTCGTCCGTTCTCTGCAGCCGGCGCAGCGTGCGCAACTCGCCATAGAGGCCGGTGCTGCTGCTGGGATGGGCGGATTTGAGCGCGCGGTAGTCGGCGAGGGCCCGATCCAGGCGGCCAAGGTGGTAGTAGCCGGCCGC is a window encoding:
- a CDS encoding carbonic anhydrase encodes the protein MPDLTNDPLLNGYHRFRDTRWPEAKAEYEALAKGQKPHTLIVACSDSRADPALIFDAAPGELFVVRNVANLAPPYEPDGRLHGVSAALEFGVKVLEVSRIVVMGHAHCGGVNAMVNGAPESCQDFVAPWVGMAAPSVREQVRGVPADQVEQASEEANVRLSLANLRTFPWIAEREAAGKLELIGLHFGIAKGQLRLLRKDGRFDVMG
- the pgsA gene encoding CDP-diacylglycerol--glycerol-3-phosphate 3-phosphatidyltransferase, with the translated sequence MTAHRANPIPNILTAARLLAGVVMFLILAGATSGFPFASAYLSPDDQFALYRTAFWIFVIAASTDWIDGFLARRWNAETRWGAILDPIADKILVTGAILGVLTSGSVPQIIIPCGLILFREFAVSALRETTAGEVELPVTLLAKWKTTLQLVALGFQLFARNWDGFGLSFDWLPTFQFIADALIWLAAVITLWTGWQYFRQAQKQMGG